One window from the genome of Bacteroidia bacterium encodes:
- a CDS encoding M15 family metallopeptidase yields the protein MKIGGAFLFSLFSISSSFAQVSSLSLNSNSYKLFLQGKFSPDTMASFVLVPENYTNKAGIYLQKDALSAFILLSNQAKKDGIHLIILSATRNFVYQKGIWERKWGSSKFSSFVSGKARAQAILSYSAMPGTSRHHWGTDIDLNSLSNSYFNSGEGEKVYKWLQLNAPKYGFCQVYSKKDSSRPDGYEEEKWHWSYLPLAKNYMADYSKFISSKDFFGFHGSECFTELDIAKKYVLGINKKCY from the coding sequence ATGAAAATTGGGGGGGCTTTTTTGTTCAGTTTGTTTTCGATTTCATCCTCTTTTGCACAAGTAAGTAGTTTATCCTTGAATTCAAATTCCTATAAGTTATTCCTTCAAGGAAAATTTTCTCCGGATACAATGGCTTCCTTTGTTCTAGTGCCTGAAAATTATACCAATAAGGCTGGTATATACTTGCAAAAGGATGCATTATCGGCTTTTATTCTCCTTTCAAATCAAGCTAAAAAAGATGGAATTCATCTTATAATACTTTCTGCAACCAGGAATTTTGTTTATCAAAAGGGTATTTGGGAGAGAAAATGGGGGAGTTCTAAATTTTCATCTTTTGTAAGTGGTAAGGCCAGAGCCCAAGCTATATTGAGTTATAGTGCCATGCCGGGAACCTCCCGTCATCATTGGGGTACTGATATTGATTTGAATAGCTTATCCAATTCCTATTTTAACTCTGGTGAAGGCGAGAAAGTCTACAAATGGTTGCAGCTTAATGCCCCGAAATATGGTTTTTGCCAGGTTTATTCTAAAAAGGATAGCTCCAGACCTGATGGATATGAAGAGGAGAAATGGCATTGGAGTTATCTTCCTTTGGCAAAGAACTACATGGCTGATTATTCTAAATTTATATCAAGTAAAGATTTCTTTGGATTTCATGGATCAGAGTGTTTTACTGAACTCGATATTGCAAAGAAGTATGTTCTTGGTATTAATAAAAAGTGTTACTGA
- a CDS encoding SDR family oxidoreductase, which yields MERKLQVVVTGASSGIGYWTAYRFAVDHGADVIAMGRRANQLESLRKKVLEVGVKGKIHPIQIDLEEAENDSIYNNVYNHFKSVDILINNAGVLIKKPLLEITRLDLERTYRVNTFSQVSIVQALFPLIREGGTKHIINISSIGGILGTQKFSGLSAYSSSKGAVGILTECMAEELKEFDIKVNGLAFGAVQTEMLSSAFPGYIAPISDVDISRFVVDFAINGHQYFNGKVLPVSSSNP from the coding sequence ATGGAGCGGAAATTACAGGTTGTTGTAACAGGGGCATCTTCAGGTATTGGATATTGGACTGCATATCGGTTTGCTGTTGACCATGGGGCGGATGTAATTGCGATGGGTAGAAGAGCTAATCAATTAGAGAGTTTAAGAAAGAAGGTATTGGAGGTTGGAGTTAAGGGTAAAATTCATCCTATTCAGATTGATTTGGAGGAGGCAGAAAATGACTCTATATATAATAATGTATATAATCATTTTAAATCGGTAGATATTTTGATTAATAATGCCGGGGTTTTAATAAAGAAACCTTTACTGGAGATTACCAGGTTGGACTTAGAAAGGACCTATCGGGTTAATACATTTTCCCAAGTAAGTATTGTTCAGGCATTATTTCCATTAATTCGAGAAGGAGGGACAAAGCATATTATCAATATAAGCAGTATAGGAGGAATTCTGGGTACTCAGAAGTTTTCAGGGCTTTCTGCTTATAGTTCCAGTAAGGGAGCGGTAGGTATTTTAACGGAGTGTATGGCTGAGGAATTGAAGGAATTTGATATCAAAGTAAATGGATTAGCCTTTGGAGCGGTGCAGACTGAGATGTTATCATCGGCATTTCCAGGGTACATTGCACCAATAAGTGATGTTGATATTTCCAGGTTTGTGGTAGATTTTGCTATAAATGGGCATCAATATTTCAATGGAAAGGTGCTTCCAGTTTCATCGAGTAATCCATAA